The Stratiformator vulcanicus genome has a segment encoding these proteins:
- a CDS encoding Hsp70 family protein, protein MTEFPTPAVGIDLGTTYSTIACLNDHGEPITVPNIDGEFSTPSVLLYENGEVIVGTHALRTAVANPERVIQESKRFMGDDEKQWVIDGRTFTPVDVAAEILGFLLATVEQQTGPVKHAVITVPVMFGDAQRRATIEAAHLAGLEKVDLINEPVAAALCHVLGSEGLWFTELAETQRIFVFDLGGGTLDLSIVQYNPQSVSVIAGAGDLKLGGNDWNRRLIGGLSKEFEREFGSDPKSDLSSLQTLTNEIEAAKRSLTSRNRVPVTIQHGGERKTYEVRREQFERMTAKLVERAEKRTLALLKRKKFGWAHIDTVLTTGGASRMPMIREMLKRLSGTTLNTALSPDLSVAHGACYFAGILLSNNDFARSLISSEQAAENSRQVSARTIAMKQVSGRSLGVLVRDTSGHRLIPHYVIPKDTPLPAEVTFEVATIIPSQKQVRLPVIEEQEDEPDSASQFNPIGRCELIDLPAGLDTGTPLDVTIRYDRNAVVNVTVKERSSGRTGDARLRANHVDDSAPSNPPSSTPTADSISLKNPPPKPRRTRTKPTTTAAPSDRPSITEAGEEEFWQTVARTGSRRRRK, encoded by the coding sequence ATGACTGAGTTTCCCACACCGGCCGTCGGGATCGACCTCGGAACGACCTATTCGACCATCGCCTGCCTGAACGACCACGGTGAGCCGATTACGGTTCCGAACATCGACGGAGAGTTTTCGACTCCGTCGGTGCTTCTGTACGAAAATGGCGAGGTGATTGTCGGAACGCACGCTCTGCGCACCGCCGTCGCCAATCCGGAACGCGTCATCCAAGAATCGAAGCGATTCATGGGCGACGACGAAAAGCAGTGGGTGATTGACGGCCGGACGTTCACCCCGGTCGACGTCGCCGCAGAAATCCTCGGGTTCCTGCTCGCCACCGTCGAGCAGCAGACCGGGCCGGTCAAGCACGCCGTGATTACTGTCCCGGTGATGTTCGGCGATGCCCAACGGCGTGCGACCATTGAGGCGGCTCACCTCGCGGGACTCGAAAAGGTCGACCTAATCAATGAGCCGGTCGCCGCGGCACTGTGCCACGTCCTCGGTAGCGAAGGGCTTTGGTTTACTGAACTTGCCGAGACGCAACGAATATTCGTTTTCGATCTCGGCGGCGGCACGCTCGATTTGTCAATCGTGCAGTACAACCCGCAATCGGTCAGCGTGATCGCCGGTGCGGGCGACTTGAAGCTCGGCGGAAACGATTGGAATCGACGACTGATCGGCGGGCTGTCGAAGGAATTTGAACGAGAATTCGGAAGCGACCCGAAAAGCGATTTGAGCTCGCTTCAAACCCTCACCAATGAAATTGAAGCTGCCAAACGGAGCCTCACTTCTCGAAATCGTGTGCCGGTAACGATCCAACACGGCGGGGAGCGAAAGACCTACGAGGTCCGACGCGAACAGTTCGAACGGATGACCGCCAAGCTCGTGGAGCGGGCTGAAAAACGGACTCTCGCCTTATTGAAACGGAAAAAATTCGGTTGGGCACACATCGATACCGTTCTCACAACCGGCGGCGCCTCACGCATGCCGATGATCCGCGAAATGCTCAAGCGGCTCAGCGGAACGACCCTCAATACGGCCCTCTCGCCCGATCTGTCGGTCGCCCACGGGGCCTGCTATTTCGCTGGGATCTTGCTCTCCAACAACGATTTCGCGCGATCGCTCATCAGCTCTGAACAGGCGGCCGAGAATTCGCGTCAGGTTTCCGCCCGAACAATCGCAATGAAGCAAGTCTCCGGCCGGAGTCTCGGAGTCCTTGTTCGCGACACCTCCGGCCATCGACTCATCCCGCATTACGTCATACCAAAAGACACTCCGCTGCCGGCGGAGGTCACGTTTGAAGTGGCGACGATTATTCCTAGTCAAAAGCAGGTCCGACTTCCGGTCATTGAGGAACAGGAGGACGAACCTGATTCAGCATCACAATTCAATCCGATCGGCCGTTGCGAACTGATCGACCTGCCGGCCGGATTGGATACGGGAACACCGCTCGACGTAACGATCAGATACGACCGCAACGCCGTTGTGAATGTGACGGTCAAGGAGCGATCGAGCGGCCGGACCGGGGACGCGCGATTGCGCGCTAATCATGTCGATGATTCCGCACCATCAAACCCACCATCGTCCACCCCCACCGCCGATAGCATCTCACTCAAGAATCCTCCGCCGAAGCCGCGTCGGACCAGGACGAAGCCGACAACAACGGCCGCCCCGAGTGATCGCCCCTCAATCACGGAAGCAGGCGAAGAGGAGTTCTGGCAGACGGTGGCAAGAACCGGAAGTCGGCGGCGACGGAAATAG
- a CDS encoding DUF2188 domain-containing protein produces the protein MATDTFHVVTHDDGWAVKRQGESDPTSTHSTQKEAVEAAVGAEDDVHQVVIHKRDGQIRDVRTVDGNGETASNEQSNGRTSTETRRTMAETVVSTGIRIRWGAVIAGFFMALAASTTLSVLGMCLALCLSYVMSADALQVFVGTWVALAMLGSLFFGGMIISRLTVGEEGPLEPTVYGAILWSLFIFAVPAISALGMNMGYGALSGGSDGGVAISTEQLEEAGLEEEQISAVQGMMSTEQSVIPAFEGNATEVAWLTFAAILLSLGAAIAGSFFGAGLREPTTA, from the coding sequence ATGGCTACCGACACTTTTCACGTTGTGACGCACGATGACGGCTGGGCCGTTAAGCGGCAGGGAGAAAGCGATCCGACTTCGACTCATTCCACTCAGAAAGAGGCGGTCGAAGCGGCGGTCGGCGCGGAAGATGACGTCCATCAGGTCGTCATTCATAAGCGGGATGGGCAGATTCGTGACGTGCGGACGGTCGACGGCAACGGCGAAACCGCATCAAACGAGCAATCAAACGGTCGTACTTCCACAGAAACGAGACGAACAATGGCTGAGACAGTCGTATCCACTGGTATCCGGATCCGCTGGGGCGCAGTGATCGCCGGCTTCTTTATGGCGCTGGCCGCCAGCACAACACTCTCTGTTCTCGGTATGTGCTTGGCTCTGTGTCTGAGTTATGTAATGTCAGCCGACGCCCTGCAGGTGTTCGTTGGCACTTGGGTCGCCCTCGCCATGCTCGGGTCATTGTTCTTCGGCGGCATGATTATCTCCCGCCTGACGGTTGGAGAAGAAGGGCCTTTGGAACCCACAGTTTACGGTGCCATCTTGTGGTCGTTGTTCATCTTCGCCGTGCCTGCGATTTCCGCGTTGGGCATGAATATGGGATACGGCGCGCTCAGCGGTGGCAGCGACGGTGGAGTCGCCATCTCGACGGAGCAATTAGAGGAAGCCGGCTTGGAAGAAGAGCAGATCAGTGCCGTGCAAGGCATGATGAGCACCGAGCAAAGCGTCATCCCGGCTTTCGAAGGAAATGCCACGGAGGTCGCATGGCTGACGTTTGCCGCGATACTTCTTTCGCTTGGAGCCGCGATCGCCGGCAGCTTCTTCGGCGCGGGCTTAAGAGAGCCAACCACGGCCTGA